A single Oceanispirochaeta sp. M1 DNA region contains:
- a CDS encoding uroporphyrinogen decarboxylase family protein: MKQGENMTSRERVLAVTQGKSVDRIPVFYWLNPHGGIKMMSNVRKARRFTTQLKGQAQWKLFRKGGGPLIPESLGRGLPLLFEGTLNREYVRDLGSDTALVETWYKPVEGKTKYKIRKNDVIVKNNAFGEDYAMGSGIYMDVTDNPIKTAEDLVKYRFPDSFDPSIYAPLSAARKKDPEAFLMGTVFGSQDYPGASLAPMTEWMMWFYDCPDKVADFQKRMADWSIEVARRCIRAGADAVFIYDDYGFDNQTFLPPDLWRETTYIHLKRIIDAIHEEGALAVLHSCGYQMPLLGDYVEAGLDMLQAFQPKAGNDFKEAYGKYGKDLTFITGIDVQQGESMSPEELREDILRFYRIGGEKGHHILGMSHMMQHTMPVENMQTMLKTVEEIQSGVHK; encoded by the coding sequence ATGAAACAGGGTGAAAATATGACCTCACGAGAAAGGGTTCTCGCCGTCACTCAGGGGAAGAGTGTGGACAGGATACCGGTCTTTTACTGGCTCAATCCCCATGGGGGAATCAAGATGATGAGCAACGTCAGGAAAGCCCGTAGATTCACAACTCAGTTGAAAGGTCAGGCGCAGTGGAAACTTTTTAGAAAGGGTGGGGGGCCTCTTATTCCCGAAAGTCTAGGCAGGGGACTGCCTCTTCTTTTTGAAGGCACTCTGAACCGGGAGTATGTGCGGGATCTGGGAAGCGATACTGCACTGGTTGAAACCTGGTACAAACCGGTTGAGGGTAAAACGAAGTATAAAATCAGAAAAAATGATGTCATTGTGAAGAACAATGCTTTCGGTGAAGACTACGCCATGGGGAGCGGGATTTATATGGATGTTACCGATAATCCCATAAAAACGGCTGAAGATCTTGTGAAATACCGGTTCCCCGATTCCTTTGACCCTTCTATTTATGCTCCTTTATCCGCAGCCCGTAAAAAAGATCCGGAAGCCTTTCTGATGGGAACCGTGTTCGGGTCACAGGACTATCCCGGTGCCTCCCTGGCTCCCATGACTGAATGGATGATGTGGTTCTACGATTGTCCCGACAAGGTTGCCGATTTTCAGAAGAGGATGGCCGACTGGTCGATCGAGGTGGCAAGAAGATGTATCAGGGCAGGTGCCGATGCCGTATTTATCTACGACGACTACGGTTTCGATAATCAGACCTTCCTTCCCCCGGATCTGTGGAGAGAAACCACATATATACATCTCAAGCGGATCATAGATGCCATACATGAAGAGGGGGCATTGGCCGTTCTGCACTCCTGCGGTTATCAGATGCCCCTGCTCGGGGACTATGTGGAGGCGGGACTTGATATGCTCCAGGCTTTTCAGCCAAAGGCAGGAAATGATTTTAAAGAGGCTTACGGAAAATACGGTAAAGACCTCACCTTTATCACAGGTATCGATGTTCAGCAGGGGGAATCCATGAGCCCCGAAGAATTGAGAGAGGATATTCTCCGCTTCTACAGAATCGGCGGCGAGAAAGGGCACCATATTTTGGGAATGAGCCACATGATGCAGCACACTATGCCGGTAGAAAATATGCAGACTATGCTGAAAACTGTAGAAGAGATACAGTCGGGAGTACATAAATGA